A window of the Mus pahari chromosome 1, PAHARI_EIJ_v1.1, whole genome shotgun sequence genome harbors these coding sequences:
- the LOC110312909 gene encoding olfactory receptor 51G2-like: MFCNTSAPGHSTFLLTGFPGLEASHHWVSIPINLICVVSILGNSIILFLIRTDPALHEPMFIFLSMLAASDLGLCASTFPTMVRLFWLGTRELPFDFCAAQMFFIHAFTYVESGVLLAMAFDRFIAIRDPLHYATILPHSAVAKVGAAVLVRAILLNLPGPILLRRLIFPQISILSHCYCLHCDLVGLACSDTRINSLVGLVSILLSLGLDSSLIMLSYALILRTVLGIASPGERLKALNTCVSHLCIVLIFYLPKLGLSVLHRVEKHSYPALAVLMANLHFLVPPFMNPVVYCIKSKQIRQGFLRRFQQKRVDIS, translated from the coding sequence ATGTTCTGCAATACCAGCGCTCCTGGCCACTCCACCTTCCTCCTCACTGGCTTTCCAGGCCTGGAAGCCTCCCATCACTGGGTTTCCATTCCCATCAACCTCATCTGTGTGGTTTCCATCCTGGGCAACAGCATTATCCTCTTCCTCATCCGCACGGATCCAGCCTTACATGAGCCCATGTTCATCTTCCTGTCCATGCTAGCAGCCTCTGATCTGGGCCTCTGTGCCTCCACCTTCCCCACCATGGTGCGGCTCTTCTGGCTGGGTACTCGGGAGCTGCCCTTCGATTTCTGTGCAGCACAGATGTTTTTCATCCACGCCTTCACCTACGTGGAATCTGGTGTGCTATTGGCCATGGCCTTTGATCGCTTCATTGCCATCCGGGATCCTCTGCACTATGCGACCATCCTGCCTCACTCAGCAGTGGCCAAAGTCGGGGCTGCCGTTCTGGTGAGGGCCATCCTGCTCAACCTTCCCGGACCCATCCTTCTGCGGCGTCTAATCTTTCCTCAGATCagtatcctctcccactgctaCTGTCTGCACTGTGACCTCGTGGGACTGGCTTGCTCAGACACCCGCATCAACAGCCTGGTTGGCCTGGTTTCCATCCTCCTCTCACTGGGTCTAGACTCCTCCCTCATCATGCTGTCCTATGCTCTGATCCTACGGACTGTGTTGGGCATTGCATCACCCGGGGAAAGGCTCAAGGCACTCAATACGTGTGTCTCACACCTCTGCATCGTTCTCATCTTTTATTTGCCCAAGTTGGGGCTTTCTGTGCTGCATCGAGTGGAGAAACACAGCTACCCAGCTCTGGCAGTGCTCATGGCTAACCTGCACTTCTTGGTGCCACCCTTCATGAACCCTGTGGTCTACTGCATCAAGTCGAAGCAGATCCGTCAGGGCTTCTTAAGGCGTTTCCAGCAGAAGAGGGTTGATATTTCCTAA
- the LOC110337361 gene encoding putative olfactory receptor 52P1 — MQHTNHSHQNPSSFLLMGIPGLEASHFWIAFPFCSMYALAVLGNMAVLLVVRSEPSLHQPMYLFLCMLSTIDLILCTSTVPKLLALFWADAAEIAFGACATQMFFIHGFSAVESGILLSMAFDRYLAICRPLHYGSLLSSESVSKLGAAALLRGLGLMTPLTCLLARLSYCGRVIAHSYCEHMAVVKLACGGTQPNNIYGITAATLVVGTDSICIAVSYALILRAVLGLSSKEARAKTFGTCGSHLGVILLFYTPGLFSFYTQRFGQHVPRHVHILLADLYLVVPPMLNPIIYGMKTKQIRDGALRLLKRGPAQS, encoded by the coding sequence ATGCAACACACAAACCACAGCCATCAGAACCCAAGCTCCTTCCTGCTCATGGGGATTCCTGGCCTGGAGGCATCCCACTTTTGGATTGCATTTCCTTTCTGCTCCATGTATGCCCTGGCAGTTCTTGGCAACATGGCAGTCCTGTTGGTGGTGCGCTCTGAGCCTTCACTGCACCAGCCCATGTACCTGTTCCTGTGCATGCTGTCCACTATTGACCTGATACTCTGCACCTCCACTGTCCCCAAGCTCCTCGCACTCTTTTGGGCAGATGCAGCTGAGATTGCCTTTGGAGCCTGTGCTACCCAGATGTTCTTTATCCATGGTTTCTCGGCTGTAGAATCCGGTATCCTGCTATCAATGGCCTTTGATCGCTACTTGGCCATCTGCCGGCCATTGCACTATGGGTCATTGCTGTCCTCAGAGTCTGTGAGCAAGTTAGGAGCTGCTGCTCTGCTCCGTGGCCTGGGGCTCATGACCCCACTTACTTGCCTACTGGCAAGGCTGAGCTACTGTGGCCGTGTGATAGCACACTCCTACTGTGAGCACATGGCTGTGGTGAAGCTGGCTTGTGGGGGCACACAACCAAACAACATATATGGCATCACGGCAGCCACACTGGTGGTAGGAACTGACTCCATTTGTATTGCCGTATCCTATGCACTCATCCTCCGGGCTGTGTTGGGCCTCTCCTCCAAAGAGGCCAGGGCAAAGACCTTTGGCACTTGTGGCTCCCACCTGGGTGTCATCCTTCTCTTCTACACACCAGGGCTCTTCTCATTCTATACCCAGCGCTTTGGTCAACATGTACCCAGGCACGTCCACATCCTCCTGGCTGACCTCTACCTCGTTGTACCGCCCATGCTCAACCCCATCATCTATGGGATGAAAACCAAACAGATCCGAGATGGAGCGCTCCGACTACTCAAGAGGGGTCCTGCCCAATCATAG